From the Fulvia fulva chromosome 2, complete sequence genome, one window contains:
- a CDS encoding BZIP-type transcription factor MBZ1 → MAHSRHHSQMSRPTPQLKTEQFDMDSFFDFNQGGNQPSPVTASSSRTDALSPFEKEEQQKFNGPSHDYGQFKQQVGLPVGSMANMPVNGMYDGFNSGVDDMRFNSGFGWNTGLDMDADMGMDYGNSHTAMPAMFFPPNDSPADNYVNPNSVGGHEEPPSNVGRLWPGMHSQQAQQAAMQKAAQAQAVQQRQLKLQAQQAQYRQVASQSRSSQGSSQQTHGNGKRASHASEPHVEESISRLLNQMRQNSHSVPDGDDADSPGNMLPHIARMKKDEEEMDEDERLLASDEGKKLSSKERRQLRNKVSARAFRSRRKEYIGQLEGEVAMKAQESNVLRQENQALQAENERYRGLIETLLRHPAFTPFINDISQDPSVLLPKQHQQQRQQLQPSVAPTPQPQPAQPHQQQQQSQPDVKPEYLNFDASLLQIPQSQPEQQKQQQQQVGLAMIPENDFSKLNINGFNAMNFQARFNSVNAYAVTELTSGPDPVELLIESPIRLPCSASATSSTASPATCSGASNDSSLNVLLAKLDSAAKRVSADSLYC, encoded by the exons ATGGCCCACTCACGACATCACTCCCAAATGAGCCGACCGACTCCTCAATTGAAGACTGAGCAGTTCGACATGGACTCTTTCTTCGACTTCAACCAGGGCGGCAACCAGCCCTCGCCCGTCACAGCCTCCTCATCGCGCACCGACGCCCTGTCGCCATTCGAGAAGGAGGAACAGCAGAAGTTCAATGGCCCGAGCCACGACTATGGCCAGTTCAAGCAGCAAGTCGGTCTGCCCGTAGGCAGCATGGCGAATATGCCCGTGAATGGCATGTACGACGGCTTCAACTCGGGCGTCGATGACATGCGCTTCAACTCTGGATTTGGCTGGAACACCGGACTGGACATGGACGCCGATATGGGCATGGACTACGGCAACTCACACACTGCTATGCCTGCCATGTTCTTCCCGCCCAACGACAGCCCGGCAGACAACTACGTCAACCCAAACAGCGTCGGCGGCCACGAGGAGCCACCAAGCAACGTAGGCCGCCTCTGGCCTGGCATGCACTCACAACAGGCTCAGCAAGCTGCCATGCAGAAGGCTGCCCAGGCGCAAGCCGTACAGCAACGCCAATTGAAACTGCAAGCCCAGCAGGCCCAGTACCGCCAAGTCGCCAGTCAAAGTCGATCAAGCCAAGGCTCGTCTCAACAGACACATGGCAACGGCAAGCGTGCATCGCATGCTTCTGAGCCACACGTCGAAGAGTCTATCTCCCGTCTGCTTAACCAGATGCGCCAGAACAGCCACTCTGTGCCGGATGGCGATGACGCTGACTCGCCGGGCAACATGCTGCCTCACATCGCACGCATGAAGAAGGATGAAGAGGAGATGGATGAGGATGAGCGCCTTCTCGCATCAGACGAAGGCAAGAAGCTCTCCAGCAAGGAGCGCAGACAGCTGCGGAACAAAGTCTCTGCTCGCGCCTTCCGTTCAAGGAGAAAGG AATACATTGGCCAGCTCGAAGGCGAGGTAGCCATGAAGGCCCAGGAGAGCAATGTTCTTCGACAGGAGAACCAGGCACTTCAGGCAGAGAACGAGCGTTACCGTGGCTTGATCGAGACTCTCCTTCGCCACCCAGCGTTCACGCCATTCATCAACGACATCAGCCAGGACCCTTCGGTGCTACTACCCAAACAGCACCAGCAGCAACGTCAGCAGCTACAGCCATCCGTTGCTCCCACTCCTCAACCTCAACCAGCGCAACCCCACCAGCAACAGCAACAATCGCAACCGGACGTGAAGCCTGAGTACCTCAACTTCGATGCATCACTGCTTCAGATTCCACAGTCACAACCAGAGCAGCAgaagcagcagcagcagcaggtTGGCCTCGCCATGATACCGGAGAACGATTTCAGCAAACTCAATATCAACGGCTTCAATGCGATGAACTTTCAGGCTCGGTTCAACAGCGTCAATGCCTACGCGGTGACAGAGCTAACAAGTGGGCCTGATCCTGTCGAGCTACTCATCGAATCGCCAATCCGCCTGCCATGCTCCGCCTCTGCTACCTCTTCTACTGCCTCGCCTGCCACCTGCTCTGGCGCCTCGAACGACTCTTCTCTGAATGTACTACTGGCCAAGCTCGATTCCGCCGCGAAACGAGTTTCAGCCGACTCACTATACTGCTAG